A genomic window from bacterium includes:
- a CDS encoding electron transfer flavoprotein subunit alpha, producing the protein MGIYVITEECSGCQECVQACPMGAIEIVEDVAVIGDACNLCGACVDVCPFEAIKIEVERKKAKAEGYKGVWVISEQREGKLMGVSLELLGEGRRLAKKLGVDLSTVLLGSGLNHLAEELISAGADRVYLADDLVLKDYQGDAYTKVLSDLVEEGRPEIMLMGATMIGRAWAPRVAARLETGLTADCTALDVDEEGRLLQTRPALGGNIMATIICPNHRPQMATVRPKVFKKPDLDLTRKGEVVKLQPRLKKADIKSRILEIVKEVKGEINIAEADIIVSGGRGLGGPENFKLVEELAAALGGAVGASRAAVDAGWISSYHQVGQTGKTVSPKLYIACGISGAIQHLAGMQSSDCIVAINRDPAAPIFDIATYGIVGDLFEVLPLLTTKLKEA; encoded by the coding sequence ATGGGGATTTACGTTATTACTGAAGAATGTAGCGGTTGTCAGGAATGCGTTCAGGCTTGCCCGATGGGGGCTATTGAAATAGTCGAAGACGTAGCGGTGATTGGAGATGCCTGCAATCTATGTGGGGCATGTGTTGATGTTTGTCCTTTTGAGGCCATCAAAATTGAGGTGGAGCGTAAGAAGGCCAAAGCAGAGGGATATAAAGGAGTCTGGGTTATATCTGAACAGAGAGAAGGTAAATTGATGGGGGTCAGCCTGGAACTTTTAGGGGAAGGGAGGAGGCTGGCCAAGAAATTAGGTGTTGACCTCTCCACGGTTCTACTCGGGAGTGGCCTTAATCATCTGGCCGAAGAATTGATCTCAGCCGGAGCAGATCGAGTCTATCTGGCCGATGACCTGGTGCTTAAAGATTACCAGGGGGATGCCTACACCAAGGTCCTGAGCGATTTAGTTGAGGAAGGCAGGCCGGAGATTATGCTTATGGGCGCCACGATGATTGGGCGGGCTTGGGCCCCCAGAGTGGCGGCCAGGCTTGAAACCGGTTTAACCGCTGACTGCACCGCCCTGGATGTGGACGAGGAGGGCAGGCTCCTCCAGACCAGACCGGCGCTAGGTGGAAATATAATGGCGACTATTATTTGTCCTAATCATAGACCGCAAATGGCTACGGTGCGGCCTAAGGTATTTAAAAAACCCGACCTGGATTTAACCAGAAAAGGGGAGGTGGTCAAATTACAGCCCCGGCTAAAAAAGGCGGATATAAAAAGCAGGATATTAGAAATAGTTAAAGAAGTCAAGGGCGAGATAAACATAGCCGAGGCTGATATCATTGTCTCCGGGGGAAGAGGGTTAGGCGGCCCGGAAAATTTTAAACTGGTGGAAGAATTGGCCGCGGCTTTAGGAGGAGCGGTGGGCGCTTCCAGAGCAGCGGTTGATGCTGGTTGGATTTCCAGTTATCATCAGGTCGGACAGACGGGCAAGACGGTCTCGCCTAAGCTTTATATTGCCTGCGGTATATCCGGCGCTATTCAGCACCTGGCCGGGATGCAGAGTTCCGATTGTATTGTGGCCATAAATCGTGACCCGGCCGCGCCTATTTTTGATATTGCTACCTACGGGATAGTAGGTGATCTCTTTGAGGTGCTGCCTTTATTGACCACCAAATTGAAAGAGGCGTAA
- a CDS encoding type II toxin-antitoxin system VapC family toxin — MSNKPLICVLDANVAIKLFFVQPLSDLADALFAHLEADARTRFYVPDFFYAECASAFVNYVRLMKYPPTEAEKDMAELHALGLTIIPTADLALQALSIAVHHRINGYDAFYPKFDSWFSRSCNSMLLLWLQKPNFITTSFFKKNEVIIFQWVAISICQTWVLCGFIRAGQGALDNC; from the coding sequence ATGAGTAACAAGCCGCTGATTTGCGTCCTCGACGCCAATGTGGCGATCAAGCTGTTCTTTGTTCAGCCGCTTTCGGACTTGGCGGATGCCTTATTTGCGCATTTGGAAGCTGATGCCCGAACGCGCTTTTACGTCCCCGATTTCTTTTACGCCGAATGCGCCAGCGCCTTCGTAAACTACGTTCGGTTGATGAAGTATCCGCCTACAGAGGCGGAAAAGGATATGGCGGAATTACATGCGCTGGGCTTGACCATTATTCCGACGGCTGATTTAGCACTCCAAGCCCTGAGCATCGCTGTGCACCATCGAATCAACGGGTATGATGCCTTTTATCCCAAGTTTGACAGTTGGTTTTCTCGTTCTTGTAATTCAATGTTATTATTATGGTTACAAAAACCAAATTTCATCACTACATCTTTCTTTAAAAAAAATGAAGTTATTATTTTCCAATGGGTTGCGATTTCTATCTGTCAAACTTGGGTTTTATGTGGCTTTATCCGCGCGGGTCAAGGCGCCCTTGATAACTGCTGA